AATACCAGATCGTGTCGCCCGGCGACATCTGGATGGTCGGCGATCTGATGAAGTACGGCGTGCAAGTCAGCGGCAAGGCCGACGACGAGCCGAACGCGCTGATGTCCGCGCTGTACTACCTCGGGCCGACGATCCTGATCATCGTGTTCTGGTTCTACATGATGAGGCAGATGCAGGGGGGCGGCAAAGGCGGCGCCTTCTCGTTCGGCAAATCGCGCGCGCGGCTGATCGACGAGAACAACAACGCGGTGAACTTCTCCGACGTCGCGGGCTGCGACGAAGCAAAGGAAGAAGTGTCCGAGCTCGTCGACTTCCTGCGCGATCCACAGAAATTCCAGAAGCTGGGCGGTCGCATTCCGCGCGGCGTGCTGCTGGTCGGCCCGCCGGGTACCGGCAAGACGCTGCTGGCCCGCGCGATCGCGGGTGAAGCGAAGGTACCGTTCTTCAGCATCTCGGGTTCGGACTTCGTCGAAATGTTCGTTGGCGTCGGCGCGGCTCGTGTGCGCGACATGTTCGAGCAGGCGAAGAAGCACGCGCCGTGCATCGTGTTCATCGACGAAATCGACGCGGTCGGCCGTCATCGCGGCGCCGGCATGGGCGGCGGCAACGACGAGCGCGAGCAGACGCTGAACCAGATGCTCGTGGAGATGGACGGCTTCGAGGCGAATTCGGGCGTGATCGTGATCGCCGCGACCAACCGTTCCGACGTGCTCGACAAGGCGCTGCTGCGCCCGGGCCGTTTCGACCGCCAGGTCTATGTCGGCCTGCCGGACATCCGCGGCCGCGAGCAGATCATGCGCGTGCACCTGCGCAAGGTACCGATCTCGAACGACGTCGATGCTGCAGTCATCGCGCGCGGCACGCCGGGCTTCTCGGGCGCCGATCTCGCGAACCTCGTGAACGAGGCCGCGCTGTTCGCCGCACGCCGTGGCAAGCGCATCGTCGAAATGCAGGATTTCGAGGACGCGAAGGACAAGATCTTCATGGGTCCGGAGCGCAAGTCGGCCGTGATCCGCGAGGAAGCGAAGCGTGCGACCGCTTACCACGAGTCGGGCCACGCGGTGGTTGCGAAGCTGCTGCCGAAGGCCGACCCCGTGCACAAGGTCACGATTATCCCGCGCGGCCGTGCGCTGGGTGTCACGTGGCAGTTGCCGGAGCATGACAACGAGACATACTCGAAGGACTACCTGCTGGACCGCCTCGCGATCCTGTTTGGTGGGCGGGTGGCGGAAGAGCTGTTCATGAATCTCGTCAGCACCGGCGCATCGGACGACTTCAACAAGGCGACCCAGACGGCGCGTGCGATGGTGGCCCGTTTCGGCATGACCGATGCGCTCGGGCCGATGGTCTACGTCGACGACGAGAACGAAGCGTCGCCGTTTGGCCGCGGCTTCACCCGCACGATCTCGGAAGCGACGCAGCAGAAGGTCGATTCGGAAATCCGCCGCGTGCTGGACGATCAGTACAACCTCGCGCGACGCCTGCTCGAAGAGAACCGCGACAAGGTCGAAGCGATGACGGCCGCACTGATGGAGTGGGAGACGATCGACGCCGATCAGATCAACGACATCATGGAAGGCCGTCCGCCGCGCTCGCCGAAGAGTTCGCCGGCTGTCGGTGGCGATTCGTCGGGCGGCGGCAGCAGCGCCGAGGTCAAGCCCGCCAACGCACCGGCGCCTGCTTCGCCGGCATAATCTCCGTTTTGGTACGGTTCACGGGCTGGTGTGGCTTCACACCGGCCCGTTTTGCATTCATCCACGCCAGTCGCTCGTGTCCGATATCGCTGTTTCCCACGCCATTCCCGCGCCGCTCCAGTGCGGCCGCTTCACGCTGACGTTCGAACGCCCGCTCGTGATGGGCATCCTCAACGCAACGCCCGATTCGTTCTCCGACGGCGGCCGCTTCCTCGCGCGCGACGATGCGCTGCGCCAGGCCGAGCGGATGATTGCCGAAGGCGCCGACCTCCTCGATATCGGCGGCGAATCGACGCGCCCCGGCGCGCCGCCCGTGCCGCCCGACGAGGAACTCGCGCGCGTGATCCCGCTCGTCGAGGCACTGCGGCCGCTGAACGTGCCGCTGTCGATCGACACCTACAAGCCGGCCGTGATGCGCGCGGCGCTGGCCGCCGGCGCGGACCTGATCAACGACATCTGGGGGTTCCGCCAGCCGGGCGCGATCGATGCGGTGCGCGAGGGCAACAGCGGGCTGTGCGCGATGCACATGCTTGGCGAGCCGCAGACGATGCAGGTCGGCGAACCCGACTACGGCGACGTCGTGACCGAGGTGCGCGATTTTCTCGCCGCGCGCGCACAGGCGCTGCGCGACGCGGGCATTGCGGCGGAGCGGATCTGCGTCGATCCCGGTTTCGGGTTCGGCAAGGCGGTCGTCGACGATAATTATGCGCTGCTGGCCGCGTTGCCGGACACGGCGCCCGCGCGGCCCGACGGGCGCGCTTATCCGATACTCGCAGGCATGTCGCGCAAGTCGATGCTCGGCGCGGTGATCGGCGGCAAGCCGCCGATGGAGCGCGTCGCGGCGAGCGTGGCGGCCGCACTGTGCGCGGTCGGGCGCGGCGCCGCAATCGTGCGCGTGCACGACGTCGCGGCGACGGTCGATGCGCTGAAAATATGGAATGCCGTGCGCGAAGCCGCGCGGCAACGATAAGTCAGAAGACGAAGGAGGAAGGGCCCCATGGGACGTCGATATTTCGGCACGGACGGCATTCGCGGCACGGTGGGCGAAGCGCCCATTACGCCGGATTTCGTATTGCGCCTCGGCTATGCGGCCGGCAAGGTACTGGCCGGCTCGGCCGATGTCACGGCAGGCTCGCGTCCGACCGTGCTGATCGGCAAGGACACGCGCGTGTCGGGCTACATGCTCGAGGCCGCGCTCGAGGCCGGGTTCTCGGCGGCCGGCGTCGACGTGATGCTGGCCGGCCCGATGCCGACGCCGGGCGTCGCGTATCTGACGCGCGCGCTGCGCCTGTCGGCCGGCGTCGTGATCAGCGCGTCGCACAACCCGTATCACGACAACGGGATCAAGTTTTTCTCCGCTGACGGCAACAAGCTGCCCGACGACACCGAAGCCGCGATCGAGGCGTGGCTCGACAAGCCGCTCGAATGCGCGTCGTCCGACGGCCTCGGCAAGGCGCGCCGCCTCGACGACGCGGCCGGCCGCTACATCGAATTCTGCAAGAGCACGTTCCCGGCCGCGTTCGACCTGCGCGGGCTGAAGCTCGTGATCGATTGCGCGCACGGTGCCGCGTACCAGATCGCGCCGCACGTGTTCCACGAGCTCGGCGCGGACGTGATCCCGATCGGCGTTGCGCCGAACGGCTTCAACATCAACGACGGCGTCGGCGCGACCGCGCCGGACGCGTTGGTGCGCGCGGTGCGTGCGAACCACGCCGATCTCGGCATTGCGCTCGACGGCGATGCTGACCGCCTGCAGGTCGTCGACGCGAGCGGGCGCCTGTATAACGGCGACGAGTTGCTCTACGTGCTCGTGAAGGACCGGATCACGACCGACGGCAAGGTCGAAGGCGCGGTCGGCACGCTGATGACGAACCTCGCCGTCGAAGTCGCGCTGCAGCGCGAGGGCGTGAAGTTCGTCCGTGCGGCGGTCGGCGATCGCTACGTGCTCGAACAGTTGCGCGAGCGCGGCTGGCAGCTCGGCGCGGAAGGCTCGGGCCATATCCTGTCGCTTGACCGGCACTCGACCGGCGACGGCATCGTGTCGGCGCTGCTCGTGCTGGCCGCGCTGAAGCGCAGCGGCCAAACGCTCGCGCAGATGCTCGATGGCGTCACGCTGTTTCCGCAGAAGCTGATCAACGTGCGGATGAAGCCGGGCGCCGACTGGAAGGGCAGCACGTCGATTCGCGCCGCGATCGACGCCGCCGAAGCCGCGCTCGCCGGCAGCGGCCGCGTGCTGATCCGCGCGTCGGGCACGGAGCCGGTGCTGCGCGTGATGGTCGAAGCGCAGCAGGCGGCCGATGCGGTCCGCCATGCGGAGACGATCGCCGACGCGGTGCGCGCGGCGACGACCTGACGCGCGGTATCGGCGCGGGGCGGTCCGGCCGCCCGCGCGCCGGCTCTCCGGTGAACCGGCATGCGGCGCCTTCGGGGCGCCGCAATTACGTCAGACGCAAAGGTTTGCGATACCTATAGAGGGGTGCCTCGACAAGCGCATTCCCCGATCGGAGAAATCGTCCGACCCCTGATATCGGACCCGCCGCGGGCAGGGCTTCCCGTGCCGCCGACGCTGCGCTACGATCCGCCCGCGCCCCTGCAAAACGGGTGTTCGCCCCGTCCTTTCCAGGCCGGCAATTCTTGCCGCCATTGCCGTTCCGGCGCCCCCCGCGCCGTGCCTGCTACTCCCTTTCAACCAGTCATGTTACTGTCACGCCAGTTTCATTGATTGTCACATTACCGTCATGAGGAGCCCCTAACCTTCGCGGTGCCGTAGTCATCCGCTCACACACTGGAGGTCTCATGAAATTGATGCAAACCGCGATTGCCGGCTTGGCTGGCGCGCTTTTCGCTGTTGCCGCGCAAGCTGCCGACATCACGGGCGCAGGCAGCACGTTCGCGATGCCGATCTATACGAAATGGGCTGCCGACTACCAGCAGTCCGGCGGCGCGAAGGTCAACTACCAAGGTATCGGTTCGTCGGGCGGCCTGAAGCAGATCAACGCGAAGACGGTCGATTTTGCCGGTTCGGACGCTCCGCTGAAGGATGACGAGCTCGCGAAGGAAGGCCTGTTCCAGTTCCCGACGGTGGTGGGCGGCGTGGTGCCGGTCGTCAACGTGCCGGGCGTGAAGGCAGGCGAGCTGACGCTGTCGGGCCCGGTGCTCGGCGACATCTACCTCGGCAAGATCAAGAAGTGGAACGACCCGGCGATCGCCGCGCTGAACCCGAAGGTCAAGCTGCCGGATACGGACATCGCGGTGGTTCGCCGCGCAGACGGTTCGGGCACGAGCTTCATCTGGACGAACTACCTGTCGAAGGTCAACGACGAGTGGAAGTCGAAGATCGGCGAAGGCACCACGGTCAACTGGCCGACGGGTACGGGCGGCAAGGGCAACGACGGCGTCGCAGCCTTCGTGCAGCGCCTGCCGGGCGCGGTCGGCTACGTCGAGTGGGCGTACGCGAAGAAGAACAACATGGTCTACACCGCGCTGAAGAACTCGACGGGCACGGTGGTCGAGCCGAAGACGGAAACGTTCAAGGCCGCTGCTGCCGGCGCGAACTGGTCGAAGTCGTTCTACCAGATCCTGACGAACCAGCCGGGCAAGGAAGCATGGCCGGTCGTCGGCGCGACGTTCGTGCTGCTGCACGCGAAGCAGGACAAGCCGGAGCAGGGCGCGGAAACGCTGAAGTTCTTCAGCTGGGCGTTCAAGAACGGCGAGAAGGCAGCCGACAGCCTTGACTACATCTCGCTGCCGCCGGCGGTCGAGACGGAAATCCGCAAGCAGTGGAAGGCGAAGGTGACGGACGCATCGGGCAAGTCGGTCGCCGCGGAGTAAGCATTGCAGCGGTTCGCTGCCCGGCCGCGCCGGTCGGGCAGTGTGTGCGGTAAAACCGGGCGTCATGGCGCCCGGCAATCAAAAGCAGGCACCCATGTCTGATATTTCATACACGTCCTCCCGATCGCCCGACAGTGCGCAGCTGCGTGCGCCGAGCCGCTTCGGGGACGTTCTGTTCGGCGGCCTCGCACGGCTCGCCGCGATCGTGACCCTGCTGCTGCTGGGCGGGATCATCGTTTCCCTGATCATTGCGTCGCTGCCGACCATCCAGAAGTTCGGCCTCGGCTTCCTGTGGCAATCCGAGTGGGATCCCAACTCGGACATCTACGGCGCACTCGTGCCGATCTACGGCACGATCGTGACGTCGGTCATTGCGCTCGTCATCGCGGTGCCCGTCAGTTTCGGCATCGCACTGTTCCTCACCGAGTTGTCGCCCGTGTGGCTGCGCCGCCCGCTCGGCATCGCGATCGAGCTGCTCGCCGCGATTCCGTCGATCGTGTACGGCATGTGGGGGCTGCTGGTGTTCGCGCCGATCTTCGCCGAATACTTCCAGAAGCCGCTCGGCCGCCTGTTCAAGGACATGTGGGTGCTCGGTCCGCTGACGGCCGGCCCGCCGATCGGCATCGGCATCCTCGCGGCCGGCGTGATCCTCGCGATCATGATCATCCCGTACATCGCGTCGGTGATGCGCGACGTGTTCGAGGTCACGCCCGTGCTGCTGAAGGAATCGGCATACGGGATCGGCTGCAGGACCTGGGAAGTGATGTGGAAGGTCGTGCTGCCCTATACGAAGACCGGCGTGATCGGCGGCGTGATGCTCGGCCTCGGCCGCGCGCTCGGCGAGACGATGGCCGTGACCTTCGTGATCGGCAATACGAACCTGCTCGACAGCGTGTCGCTGTTCGCGCCGGGCAACAGCATCACGTCGGCGCTCGCGAACGAATTCGCGGAAGCGCAACCGGGCCTGCATACGTCCGCACTGATGGAACTGGGCCTGATCCTGTTCGTGATCACGTTCATCGTGCTGTCCATCTCCAAGCTGCTGCTGCTTCGTCTCGAGAAGGGAGAGGGCAAGAAATGAGCGAGCCCATCATGAATTTCCCGGGGCCGACCGGCGCCGCGCTCGACGCGATGCGCAGCCGCCTGCAGCGCAGGCGCAAGGCCGTCAACGCGATCGCGCTTGCCGCATCGCTCGGCGCCATGGCATTCGGCCTGCTGTGGCTCGTATGGATCCTGTACACGACGCTGCACCTCGGTATCGGCGGCCTGTCGCTGCAGCTGTTCAGCGAATCGACGCCGCCGCCGAACACGGCAGGCGGCGGTCTCGCGAACGCGATCGTCGGCAGCCTGCTGCTGTGCGGTTTCGGCACGCTGATCGGCACGCCGATCGGCATCCTCGCGGGCGTCTATCTTGCCGAATACGGCCAGAAGAACCTGCTCGCCGGCACGATCCGCTTCATCAACGACATCCTGCTGTCCGCGCCGTCGATCGTCGTCGGCCTGTTCGTGTACGCGATCGTCGTCGCGAAATCGGGACGCTTCTCGGGCTGGGCCGGCGTGATCGCGCTCGCGCTGCTGCAGATTCCGATCGTGATCCGCACGACCGAGAACATGCTGAATCTCGTGCCGATCGCGCTGCGTGAAGCCGCGGTCGCGCTCGGTACGCCGAAGTGGCGGATGGTGCTGAAGATCACGCTGCGCGCCTCGCTCGGCGGGATCACGACCGGCGTGCTGCTCGCGATCGCGCGGATTGCCGGCGAAACGGCGCCGCTGCTGTTCACGGCGCTGTCGAACCAGTTCTTCTCGTGGGACCTGAGCCAGCCGATGGCGAACCTGCCCGTCACGATCTACAAGTTTGCGATGAGCCCGTTCGCGGAATGGCAGTCGCTCGCATGGGCGGGCGTGTTCCTGATTACGCTCGGGGTGCTCGGACTCAATATCCTGG
The nucleotide sequence above comes from Burkholderia pyrrocinia. Encoded proteins:
- the ftsH gene encoding ATP-dependent zinc metalloprotease FtsH, which codes for MNNNMFSKAAVWLVIALVLFTVFKQFDKPRVQEGVSYSQFMDDAKSGKVKNVIVQGRNLTVTPADGQKYQIVSPGDIWMVGDLMKYGVQVSGKADDEPNALMSALYYLGPTILIIVFWFYMMRQMQGGGKGGAFSFGKSRARLIDENNNAVNFSDVAGCDEAKEEVSELVDFLRDPQKFQKLGGRIPRGVLLVGPPGTGKTLLARAIAGEAKVPFFSISGSDFVEMFVGVGAARVRDMFEQAKKHAPCIVFIDEIDAVGRHRGAGMGGGNDEREQTLNQMLVEMDGFEANSGVIVIAATNRSDVLDKALLRPGRFDRQVYVGLPDIRGREQIMRVHLRKVPISNDVDAAVIARGTPGFSGADLANLVNEAALFAARRGKRIVEMQDFEDAKDKIFMGPERKSAVIREEAKRATAYHESGHAVVAKLLPKADPVHKVTIIPRGRALGVTWQLPEHDNETYSKDYLLDRLAILFGGRVAEELFMNLVSTGASDDFNKATQTARAMVARFGMTDALGPMVYVDDENEASPFGRGFTRTISEATQQKVDSEIRRVLDDQYNLARRLLEENRDKVEAMTAALMEWETIDADQINDIMEGRPPRSPKSSPAVGGDSSGGGSSAEVKPANAPAPASPA
- the folP gene encoding dihydropteroate synthase, coding for MWLHTGPFCIHPRQSLVSDIAVSHAIPAPLQCGRFTLTFERPLVMGILNATPDSFSDGGRFLARDDALRQAERMIAEGADLLDIGGESTRPGAPPVPPDEELARVIPLVEALRPLNVPLSIDTYKPAVMRAALAAGADLINDIWGFRQPGAIDAVREGNSGLCAMHMLGEPQTMQVGEPDYGDVVTEVRDFLAARAQALRDAGIAAERICVDPGFGFGKAVVDDNYALLAALPDTAPARPDGRAYPILAGMSRKSMLGAVIGGKPPMERVAASVAAALCAVGRGAAIVRVHDVAATVDALKIWNAVREAARQR
- the glmM gene encoding phosphoglucosamine mutase, with protein sequence MGRRYFGTDGIRGTVGEAPITPDFVLRLGYAAGKVLAGSADVTAGSRPTVLIGKDTRVSGYMLEAALEAGFSAAGVDVMLAGPMPTPGVAYLTRALRLSAGVVISASHNPYHDNGIKFFSADGNKLPDDTEAAIEAWLDKPLECASSDGLGKARRLDDAAGRYIEFCKSTFPAAFDLRGLKLVIDCAHGAAYQIAPHVFHELGADVIPIGVAPNGFNINDGVGATAPDALVRAVRANHADLGIALDGDADRLQVVDASGRLYNGDELLYVLVKDRITTDGKVEGAVGTLMTNLAVEVALQREGVKFVRAAVGDRYVLEQLRERGWQLGAEGSGHILSLDRHSTGDGIVSALLVLAALKRSGQTLAQMLDGVTLFPQKLINVRMKPGADWKGSTSIRAAIDAAEAALAGSGRVLIRASGTEPVLRVMVEAQQAADAVRHAETIADAVRAATT
- the pstS gene encoding phosphate ABC transporter substrate-binding protein PstS translates to MKLMQTAIAGLAGALFAVAAQAADITGAGSTFAMPIYTKWAADYQQSGGAKVNYQGIGSSGGLKQINAKTVDFAGSDAPLKDDELAKEGLFQFPTVVGGVVPVVNVPGVKAGELTLSGPVLGDIYLGKIKKWNDPAIAALNPKVKLPDTDIAVVRRADGSGTSFIWTNYLSKVNDEWKSKIGEGTTVNWPTGTGGKGNDGVAAFVQRLPGAVGYVEWAYAKKNNMVYTALKNSTGTVVEPKTETFKAAAAGANWSKSFYQILTNQPGKEAWPVVGATFVLLHAKQDKPEQGAETLKFFSWAFKNGEKAADSLDYISLPPAVETEIRKQWKAKVTDASGKSVAAE
- the pstC gene encoding phosphate ABC transporter permease PstC translates to MSDISYTSSRSPDSAQLRAPSRFGDVLFGGLARLAAIVTLLLLGGIIVSLIIASLPTIQKFGLGFLWQSEWDPNSDIYGALVPIYGTIVTSVIALVIAVPVSFGIALFLTELSPVWLRRPLGIAIELLAAIPSIVYGMWGLLVFAPIFAEYFQKPLGRLFKDMWVLGPLTAGPPIGIGILAAGVILAIMIIPYIASVMRDVFEVTPVLLKESAYGIGCRTWEVMWKVVLPYTKTGVIGGVMLGLGRALGETMAVTFVIGNTNLLDSVSLFAPGNSITSALANEFAEAQPGLHTSALMELGLILFVITFIVLSISKLLLLRLEKGEGKK
- the pstA gene encoding phosphate ABC transporter permease PstA: MSEPIMNFPGPTGAALDAMRSRLQRRRKAVNAIALAASLGAMAFGLLWLVWILYTTLHLGIGGLSLQLFSESTPPPNTAGGGLANAIVGSLLLCGFGTLIGTPIGILAGVYLAEYGQKNLLAGTIRFINDILLSAPSIVVGLFVYAIVVAKSGRFSGWAGVIALALLQIPIVIRTTENMLNLVPIALREAAVALGTPKWRMVLKITLRASLGGITTGVLLAIARIAGETAPLLFTALSNQFFSWDLSQPMANLPVTIYKFAMSPFAEWQSLAWAGVFLITLGVLGLNILARSIFSKK